GCGTATGTCACCCCGGATGGGAAATATCTTTTCTTTAATAGAACCATACGCCCAAAAGAAGGGGATATCTATTGGGTAGACGCTCAGGTTATTGAGAATCTCCGGCATAAATAAACGGTGCAAGAATTGAACAATTTCCCGACCGGCGTGGTCTAGAGTTTATCGATTGCACAGGTGTCCGAAGAGTACTTTTCGAAAGCCAATTAATCTCCTGGTTTTTGAAAGATTTAATCACGGCTGATATCAAATATATAGGCTGAGCCCGATTCATTGCCTTGGTCATCATTGCGAGCAGCCGCAACGAGTGCAGCGCTCTCAGAGAGAGCAACGCTCCAACCAAATAGATCACCAGCCGCGCCATCGGCGGCAGTGAGCTTGGTCTGAAGGTTCCAGACTTTACCAGAGCGTTTGAACAAATAGGCTTCACCGGAGTTATCACCTCGATCGTCTCGATGCATTGCGCCAATTAGTGCGATATCTCCGGAAAGCCCAACATCGCGACCAAATCTGTCGTCCGCTACCCCATCAGGGGCAGTGAGCTTCGCTTCTTGACGCCAGATATTCCCGGTACGCGTAAAAATATAGACCGCACCGGCATCAACACCCATTGCTTCATCATCGTCTCGGCGAGCCGAGATTAAAGCAGTATCACCAGACAGGGCGACCCGAACGCCAAAAATATCGGTTTGTGCACCATCGGCAGCGATAAGTTTGGCCTGCTGGTTCCAGCTATTCCCAGTACGCGTAAAAACATATGCAGCACCGGCATCAATTGCTTTTTCATCGTTCAAATCCGCACCGACCAGTATGGTATTGTGAGAAACGGCGACGCTGATTCCAAAAAGGTCGCCTTCTGCGCCATCGGCGGCTGTAAGTTTTGCTTGTTGGTACCAAGTGGTTCCGGAGCGCGTAAACACATAAACCGAACCAGAGCCAATGCCTTTGTCATCATCATGCGGAGCACCAATTACAAGGGTATCGCCGGAAATTGCAATGCTCTGGCCAAATGCATCGCCCTCAGCACCATCAGCCGCGATGAGTTTCATTTGCTGGCTCCAGGTCGTCCCGGAACGAACAAAAACATAAGCTGCGCCCGAGTTATCACCATTCTGATCGTCGCCAATCGCGCCGGCTACTGCCGTTTCCCCCGAAATCGCGACATTACCTC
This DNA window, taken from Parasphingorhabdus litoris DSM 22379, encodes the following:
- a CDS encoding FG-GAP repeat protein, producing MTISVILRSITNRGAIIFMIMLSLIHAPTLAANPIEQQKLLAEDGASEDFFGFSVAISGDTAVAGAFRADDEDIGVDAGAVYIFVRSEADWRQQAKLTASDGAPSDTLGGNVAISGETAVAGAIGDDQNGDNSGAAYVFVRSGTTWSQQMKLIAADGAEGDAFGQSIAISGDTLVIGAPHDDDKGIGSGSVYVFTRSGTTWYQQAKLTAADGAEGDLFGISVAVSHNTILVGADLNDEKAIDAGAAYVFTRTGNSWNQQAKLIAADGAQTDIFGVRVALSGDTALISARRDDDEAMGVDAGAVYIFTRTGNIWRQEAKLTAPDGVADDRFGRDVGLSGDIALIGAMHRDDRGDNSGEAYLFKRSGKVWNLQTKLTAADGAAGDLFGWSVALSESAALVAAARNDDQGNESGSAYIFDISRD